A single Candidatus Aquicultor sp. DNA region contains:
- a CDS encoding FAD-dependent oxidoreductase, whose product MVEDRIYDVVVIGAGHAGCEAALAAARMGAVTLLLTISLDTIAILPCNTSIGGPGRGQLVREIDALGGEMARRADACTLHSRRSNTAKGLAVQAPFVIVDRRQYQLSMKFLLERTENLSIRQALIVDIRPTDTGIAVTSAFGERFAGKTVVLTAGTFLGGEIAYGKVREPAGRHAEIAAPELSVCLSRLGIRMGRFKTGTSPRINAATTDVAALEVQAPDPTPEPFSFWTREFTPQSLVCYKTKTTEATGALVVDNMEASPLFTTEGRHTGARYCPSIEDRVVHSPDRSHHPIFLQPQDDTGQEYYIQGLSTSLPADVQVDLVHSIKGLEHARIMRPGYAVTYDFLHPDQLSQSLEVKTIPGLFTAGQVNGTSGYEEAAAQGLIAGINAVRKVRSEEPFILDRSQAYIGVLIDDLVTKGV is encoded by the coding sequence ATGGTAGAAGACAGAATTTATGATGTAGTTGTTATCGGAGCGGGGCATGCCGGCTGTGAAGCCGCACTCGCTGCGGCGCGCATGGGTGCGGTGACGCTTCTTTTAACAATTAGCCTAGATACAATAGCAATATTGCCGTGCAACACATCAATAGGAGGGCCGGGAAGGGGCCAGCTGGTGCGTGAGATTGATGCGCTGGGTGGCGAGATGGCCCGTCGTGCGGATGCGTGCACGCTGCACTCTCGCCGGTCAAACACTGCAAAAGGGTTGGCCGTTCAAGCGCCCTTTGTTATTGTTGACAGGCGCCAATACCAACTTTCGATGAAGTTTCTACTTGAGCGCACGGAAAACTTATCTATCCGCCAAGCGTTAATTGTCGATATACGGCCGACGGATACAGGTATTGCCGTTACCTCGGCGTTCGGTGAGCGATTCGCCGGGAAAACCGTAGTTCTAACAGCGGGCACATTTCTTGGTGGCGAGATCGCTTACGGTAAGGTTCGTGAGCCGGCGGGCCGCCACGCGGAAATCGCAGCGCCGGAGCTCTCAGTGTGCTTATCGAGGTTGGGAATCAGGATGGGGCGCTTTAAAACCGGCACGTCACCCAGGATAAATGCGGCAACCACAGATGTTGCTGCCCTGGAAGTACAAGCGCCGGACCCCACGCCTGAACCATTCTCGTTCTGGACCCGGGAGTTCACACCGCAATCGTTAGTTTGCTACAAAACAAAAACAACAGAGGCAACCGGAGCGCTGGTCGTAGATAATATGGAAGCTTCGCCATTGTTTACCACAGAGGGCCGTCATACCGGCGCGCGCTATTGTCCATCAATCGAAGACCGGGTGGTTCACAGCCCTGATCGCTCCCACCATCCGATCTTCTTGCAGCCCCAAGACGATACCGGCCAGGAATACTATATCCAGGGCTTATCTACATCACTGCCGGCAGATGTGCAGGTAGACCTGGTTCACTCTATTAAAGGTTTAGAGCATGCTCGCATTATGCGACCAGGCTATGCGGTTACCTACGATTTTCTCCACCCGGATCAGCTTTCGCAAAGCTTAGAAGTAAAAACAATACCGGGATTGTTTACTGCAGGACAGGTTAACGGCACCAGCGGCTATGAGGAGGCCGCTGCCCAGGGCTTAATCGCCGGTATTAACGCCGTTCGCAAAGTGCGCTCCGAAGAGCCGTTTATCCTGGATCGCAGCCAGGCGTACATCGGTGTACTCATCGATGACCTGGTTACAAAAGGCGTA